A window of Hevea brasiliensis isolate MT/VB/25A 57/8 chromosome 14, ASM3005281v1, whole genome shotgun sequence contains these coding sequences:
- the LOC110650744 gene encoding protein CYPRO4-like, translating to MGTSLSREGEDLSDSESDYLSEEEEEVHYDAIERQETPQSTSSTSSRKALEEIDTKLKFLKLKYPNSQHALTNRPVKLYLHIGGNTPAAKWVVSDKLTSYNFVKTCKIEGNDDSDQEEDSHGGDSYFWIVIVGSKVRARVSTEMQLKMFGDQRRVDFVNNGVWALKFFTDEEYRKFLTQFQDCLFENVYGLEATEENKIKVYGKEFIGWVKPEIADDTMWEDAEGDTASGKSTPVRVNQDLIEEFEEAANGGVQSLTLGALNNSFLVNDLGVQVYRNYRKGIHGKGICVKFDDRSGTISEQSTPKKAMLMRAETNMMLMSPLKEGKPHSTGIQQLDIETGKIVTGWKFGKDGTEITMRDITNDTKGSQLDPSESTFLGLDDNRLCQWDIRDKKGIVQSIGGESPVLHWSQGHQFSRGTNFQCFASTGDGSIVVGSLDGKIRLYSRTSMRQAKTAFPGLGSPITHVDVTYDGKWVLGTTDTYLVLICTLFTDKDGKTKTGFSGRMGNKIPAPRLLKLTPLDSHLAGVNNKFHGGHFSWVTENGKQERHLVATVGKFSVIWDFQQVKNSAHECYRNQRGLKSCYCYKIVLKDDSIVESRFMHDNYAVSDSPEAPLVVATPMKVSSISLSGKRSQG from the exons atggGCACCTCCCTAAGCCGCGAAGGTGAAGACCTCTCTGACTCTGAATCAGATTACCTATCGGAGGAGGAGGAAGAAGTCCATTACGACGCCATAGAGCGCCAAGAGACCCCTCAAAGCACCTCTTCAACCTCGTCCAGAAAAGCTCTAGAAGAAATAGATACCAAACTCAAATTCCTAAAACTCAAATACCCAAATTCCCAACATGCCCTTACTAATCGCCCCGTCAAGCTTTATCTCCATATCGGTGGCAACACGCCTGCCGCCAAGTGGGTTGTCTCCGATAAGCTCACTTCTTACAATTTCGTCAAGACCTGTAAAATCGAAGGTAATGATGATTCTGATCAAGAAGAGGATTCTCACGGCGGAGATAGCTACTTCTGGATTGTAATAGTTGGGTCCAAAGTTAGGGCTAGAGTTTCCACGGAAATGCAATTGAAGATGTTTGGGGATCAAAGGCGTGTCGATTTTGTTAACAATGGAGTCTGGGCGTTGAAATTTTTCACTGACGAGGAGTATAGAAAATTTTTGACCCAATTTCAGGATTGTCTGTTTGAGAATGTTTATGGGCTTGAAGCCACTGAAGAGAATAAGATTAAGGTTTATGGGAAGGAATTTATTGGCTGGGTTAAGCCAGAAATTGCCGATGATACAATGTGGGAAGATGCCGAGGGTGATACTGCGTCTGGCAAAAGTACACCTGTGCGTGTAAATCAGGATTTGATAGAGGAGTTTGAGGAGGCCGCTAATGGGGGTGTGCAGAGCTTGACTTTAGGTGCTTTGAATAATAGTTTCTTGGTTAATGATTTGGGTGTTCAAGTTTATAGGAATTATCGTAAGGGTATTCATGGGAAGGGCATTTGTGTGAAGTTTGACGATAGAAGTGGGACTATTTCGGAGCAATCTACTCCAAAAAAGGCAATGCTTATGAGGGCAGAGACGAATATGATGTTAATGAGTCCATTAAAGGAAGGGAAGCCACATTCAACAGGGATTCAGCAGCTTGATATCGAGACAGGAAAGATTGTGACAGGGTGGAAGTTCGGAAAAGATGGGACTGAGATTACAATGAGGGATATAACAAACGATACTAAAGGGTCTCAGTTGGACCCATCAGAGAGTACCTTTCTGGGTTTGGATGATAATAGGTTATGTCAATGGGATATTAGAGATAAGAAAGGGATTGTGCAGAGTATTGGTGGTGAATCGCCAGTTTTGCATTGGAGTCAGGGGCATCAGTTCTCAAGAGGGACTAATTTTCAATGCTTTGCAAGTACAGGCGATGGATCTATTGTTGTTGGGTCACTTGATGGCAAGATTAGGTTGTATTCAAGGACATCAATGAGGCAGGCTAAGACAGCTTTTCCTGGGCTTGGCTCGCCTATTACTCATGTGGATGTTACATATGACGGGAAGTGGGTATTGGGGACAACAGACACATATTTGGTTCTTATTTGCACTCTGTTTACGGATAAAGATGGCAAGACTAAGACTGGATTTAGTGGTCGAATGGGAAATAAGATACCAGCTCCGAGATTGTTGAAGCTGACTCCTCTGGATTCACACTTGGCTGGTGTGAATAATAAATTTCATGGTGGTCATTTCTCATGG GTCACTGAGAATGGGAAACAAGAAAGACACCTAGTTGCCACAGTGGGCAAGTTCAGTGTGATATGGGATTTTCAGCAGGTGAAGAATAGTGCACATGAATGCTACCGGAATCAGCGAGGCCTTAAGAGCTGTTATTGTTATAAGATTGTGTTGAAGGACGATTCCATAGTCGAAAGTCGATTCATGCATGACAATTACGCAGTTAGTGACTCCCCAGAAGCTCCACTGGTGGTGGCAACCCCCATGAAAGTCAGCTCTATTAGCCTTTCTGGCAAACGATCACAGGGCTGA